From a single Solanum dulcamara chromosome 4, daSolDulc1.2, whole genome shotgun sequence genomic region:
- the LOC129885412 gene encoding B-box zinc finger protein 20 — MKIQCDVCDKEEASVYCSADEATLCQSCDYQVHHANKLASKHLRFSLIHPSFKDSPICDICQERRALLFCKEDRAILCKECDLPIHKANEHTKKHNRFLLSGVQLSSDVLASNYNNQTSISPTGSAASNAGTNNFKARSGNFGMKSNSISSTTESTPYYFQVDCVQEGPVSTSSISEYLTETLPGWHVEDFLEYPSYSSHEF; from the exons atgaagATTCAATGTGATGTTTGTGATAAAGAAGAGGCATCAGTTTATTGTTCAGCAGATGAAGCCACACTTTGCCAAAGCTGTGACTATCAAGTGCATCATGCCAACAAGCTTGCTAGCAAACATCTTCGTTTTTCTCTAATTCATCCTTCTTTCAAAGACTCTCCTATTTGTGACATTTGCCAG gaAAGACGTGCATTGCTATTTTGTAAAGAAGATAGAGCAATTCTTTGCAAAGAATGTGACTTGCCTATACACAAAGCAAATGAACATACAAAGAAACACAACAGATTTCTTCTAAGTGGAGTTCAACTCTCTTCTGATGTACTTGCTTCTAATTATAATAACCAAACTTCAATATCCCCAACTGGATCTGCTGCAAGTAATGCTGGTACTAATAATTTTAAAGCTCGTAGTGGTAATTTTGGGATGAAGAGTAATTCGATTTCGAGTACTACAGAGTCGACACCTTATTATTTTCAAGTTGACTGTGTACAAGAGGGTCCTGTTTCAACTAGTAGCATATCAGAATATTTGACTGAGACTCTTCCTGGTTGGCATGTTGAAGATTTTCTTGAATATCCCTCTTATTCTTCGCAtg AATTTTGA
- the LOC129885413 gene encoding uncharacterized protein LOC129885413 isoform X1 yields the protein MATILSINPLAIRLFPSNSQRYSCYLHRTMRIGQAGIHIQTNYPISFMGFLQFSKSRRNFICAVSKDAEESFKKTVEVDRLIDTLREASDKELPQLVVENVLAFNESFWIRLAARADTCKSDDDKKDYEELALTVMNIVDRLVHKTNEKIEASTDMLKAILKPVVDEVEEISWPLRDPGALSLMEKEINQREQEGQLDEGFLAEVNAQLRQAKKDGDKPGLEAMLQKVLQLYASRVLSKRSYAKKGNEVLKAEEFLETIIKAPEEEWNKLLLDGMTLGKGDVSPEELYAVIKKRMERTLIRTEGGSYQQRVLIEYLKGIESRTGEIVRVLQG from the exons ATGGCAACTATTTTGTCAATAAACCCACTTGCTATTCGATTATTCCCTTCAAATTCACAGCGTTATTCG TGTTACTTGCATAGAACAATGAGAATTGGGCAAGCGGGGATTCACATTCAGACAAATTATCCAATTTCTTTCATGGGTTTTCTGCAATTCAGCAAGAG CAGGAGAAATTTCATATGTGCAGTCAGTAAAGATGCTGAGGAATCTTTCAAAAAAACTGTGGAGGTGGATAGGCTTATAGATACACTGAGGGAAGCAAGTGATAAGGAA CTGCCACAGCTAGTTGTAGAGAACGTTCTCGCTTTCAACGAGAGCTTTTGGATAAGACTTGCAGCTAGAGCAGACACCTGCAAATCCGACGATGACAAA AAAGACTATGAAGAGCTGGCATTGACAGTAATGAACATTGTAGATCGTCTTGTTCACAAGACAAAT GAAAAGATAGAGGCATCGACTGACATGCTCAAAGCAATCCTAAAACCTGTGGTTGATGAAGTGGAAGAAATTTCTTGGCCTCTTAGGGATCCTGGGGCTCTCAGTCTTATGGAGAAA GAAATAAATCAAAGGGAGCAAGAAGGCCAACTTGATGAAGGGTTCCTCGCAGAAGTCAATGCACAGCTACGGCAA GCTAAAAAAGATGGGGACAAGCCAGGACTTGAAGCTATGTTACAAAAGGTTTTGCAATTGTATGCTTCCAGAGTGCTGTCAAAGCGGAGTTATGCAAAAAAAG GAAATGAAGTGTTGAAAGctgaagagtttcttgagaccATTATCAAAG CACCAGAGGAAGAATGGAACAAGCTCTTGCTAGATGGCATGACTCTTGGAAAAGGTGATGTTTCGCCTGAGGAATTGTATGCTGTTATTAAAAAGAGAATGGAACGGACTTTGATACGTACG GAGGGCGGCTCGTACCAGCAGCGAGTTCTGATTGAGTATCTGAAAGGTATTGAGTCAAGAACAGGGGAGATTGTCAGAGTACTCCAAGGTTGA
- the LOC129885413 gene encoding uncharacterized protein LOC129885413 isoform X2: MATILSINPLAIRLFPSNSQRYSCYLHRTMRIGQAGIHIQTNYPISFMGFLQFSKRRNFICAVSKDAEESFKKTVEVDRLIDTLREASDKELPQLVVENVLAFNESFWIRLAARADTCKSDDDKKDYEELALTVMNIVDRLVHKTNEKIEASTDMLKAILKPVVDEVEEISWPLRDPGALSLMEKEINQREQEGQLDEGFLAEVNAQLRQAKKDGDKPGLEAMLQKVLQLYASRVLSKRSYAKKGNEVLKAEEFLETIIKAPEEEWNKLLLDGMTLGKGDVSPEELYAVIKKRMERTLIRTEGGSYQQRVLIEYLKGIESRTGEIVRVLQG; this comes from the exons ATGGCAACTATTTTGTCAATAAACCCACTTGCTATTCGATTATTCCCTTCAAATTCACAGCGTTATTCG TGTTACTTGCATAGAACAATGAGAATTGGGCAAGCGGGGATTCACATTCAGACAAATTATCCAATTTCTTTCATGGGTTTTCTGCAATTCAGCAAGAG GAGAAATTTCATATGTGCAGTCAGTAAAGATGCTGAGGAATCTTTCAAAAAAACTGTGGAGGTGGATAGGCTTATAGATACACTGAGGGAAGCAAGTGATAAGGAA CTGCCACAGCTAGTTGTAGAGAACGTTCTCGCTTTCAACGAGAGCTTTTGGATAAGACTTGCAGCTAGAGCAGACACCTGCAAATCCGACGATGACAAA AAAGACTATGAAGAGCTGGCATTGACAGTAATGAACATTGTAGATCGTCTTGTTCACAAGACAAAT GAAAAGATAGAGGCATCGACTGACATGCTCAAAGCAATCCTAAAACCTGTGGTTGATGAAGTGGAAGAAATTTCTTGGCCTCTTAGGGATCCTGGGGCTCTCAGTCTTATGGAGAAA GAAATAAATCAAAGGGAGCAAGAAGGCCAACTTGATGAAGGGTTCCTCGCAGAAGTCAATGCACAGCTACGGCAA GCTAAAAAAGATGGGGACAAGCCAGGACTTGAAGCTATGTTACAAAAGGTTTTGCAATTGTATGCTTCCAGAGTGCTGTCAAAGCGGAGTTATGCAAAAAAAG GAAATGAAGTGTTGAAAGctgaagagtttcttgagaccATTATCAAAG CACCAGAGGAAGAATGGAACAAGCTCTTGCTAGATGGCATGACTCTTGGAAAAGGTGATGTTTCGCCTGAGGAATTGTATGCTGTTATTAAAAAGAGAATGGAACGGACTTTGATACGTACG GAGGGCGGCTCGTACCAGCAGCGAGTTCTGATTGAGTATCTGAAAGGTATTGAGTCAAGAACAGGGGAGATTGTCAGAGTACTCCAAGGTTGA
- the LOC129885414 gene encoding uncharacterized protein LOC129885414 yields MLRILGKDLRISKSTTLVTRSESEIDAHDVFDDLSSWEFVNPSDDEQEDSYSFTDHTDDDDDELMLKEDDLCEIGSPSSDISMKSESEPPAPVQTIGALVVCHVGFDYHNSSHDDHDDDQEEEEEDYDDDLDDELIPNWLSDKFGRQRIRKLGKRACSKMNKSKKGPYIFNRPGCVHGKHGFGLK; encoded by the coding sequence ATGTTGAGAATCCTTGGAAAAGATCTCAGAATTTCAAAATCAACAACATTGGTTACCAGATCTGAGTCAGAAATTGATGCCCACGATGTGTTTGATGATTTGTCTTCGTGGGAATTTGTTAACCCTTCTGATGATGAACAAGAAGATAGCTACTCCTTCACTGATCAcactgatgatgatgatgatgaattgaTGTTAAAAGAAGATGACCTATGTGAAATTGGGTCTCCATCTTCTGATATCTCCATGAAATCGGAATCGGAACCTCCGGCGCCAGTTCAAACAATTGGTGCATTGGTGGTTTGCCATGTTGGGTTTGATTATCATAACAGTTCTCATGATGATCATGATGATGAtcaggaagaggaagaagaagattaCGACGATGATTTGGATGATGAGTTGATACCAAATTGGTTGAGTGATAAATTTGGGAGACAAAGGATTAGGAAATTGGGGAAAAGGGCTTGTTCCAAGATGAACAAATCCAAAAAGGGGCCTTATATTTTTAATAGGCCAGGATGTGTTCATGGAAAACATGGATTTGGTCTGAAGTAA